The following coding sequences lie in one Deinococcus sp. JMULE3 genomic window:
- the iolB gene encoding 5-deoxy-glucuronate isomerase, with product MSATSPHFHTIPSAPGLQPLQDDSCTLLDFAKLNLTAGQSVSGESGDREHLLVALSGRAHVQVGDHTFDSVGGRASVFTGLPHSVYIPRGHTWTVTAHTDFQGALPSAPSDLDTAPYEIRPDQVNTGQWGTLNYARQFREILVAPNGLPASRLIVGETLTPSGHWSTYPPHRHEENAGSEKFHEEMYYFRVSSPEGWGLTRHYSPERGYDDTHTVRDDTLLAIPHGYHTYVSAPGYAGYYLWFLAGDGRTQGVKLDPDVGWVQKTVGML from the coding sequence GTGAGCGCCACCAGCCCGCACTTCCACACCATCCCGTCGGCCCCTGGCCTGCAGCCCCTGCAGGACGACTCCTGCACGCTGCTGGACTTCGCTAAGCTCAACCTGACCGCCGGGCAGAGCGTCAGCGGCGAATCCGGCGACCGCGAGCACCTCCTCGTCGCCCTGAGCGGCCGCGCCCACGTGCAGGTCGGCGACCACACCTTCGACTCGGTCGGGGGGCGCGCCAGCGTCTTCACCGGCCTCCCGCACAGCGTCTACATCCCACGCGGGCACACCTGGACCGTCACCGCCCACACCGACTTCCAGGGCGCCCTGCCGTCCGCGCCCAGCGACCTCGACACCGCCCCCTACGAGATCCGCCCCGACCAGGTCAACACCGGCCAGTGGGGCACCCTCAACTACGCCCGGCAGTTCCGCGAGATTCTCGTCGCCCCGAACGGCCTGCCCGCCAGTCGCCTGATCGTCGGGGAGACCCTCACGCCCAGCGGCCACTGGAGCACCTACCCCCCCCACCGCCACGAGGAGAACGCGGGCAGCGAGAAGTTCCACGAGGAGATGTACTACTTCCGCGTGTCCAGCCCCGAAGGGTGGGGCCTGACCCGCCACTACTCCCCGGAACGCGGGTACGACGATACACACACCGTCCGTGACGACACGCTGCTGGCCATCCCGCACGGGTACCACACGTACGTCAGCGCCCCCGGCTACGCCGGGTACTACCTGTGGTTCCTCGCCGGGGACGGCCGCACGCAGGGCGTGAAACTCGACCCGGACGTCGGCTGGGTGCAGAAGACCGTGGGGATGCTGTGA
- a CDS encoding bifunctional 4-hydroxy-2-oxoglutarate aldolase/2-dehydro-3-deoxy-phosphogluconate aldolase gives MPADATRPAQPDTLTETLRAAGVVGVLRAPDAEAAVHAARAAARGGLRVLELTFTTPGVTDALRTLRAELSGVTVGVGTVLTAAQGREAVDAGAAFLVSPHLDDDLLREAQTLGVPYLPGVLTPSEAVRAGQLGARVLKVFPAASAGGPGFIRDLRGPLPDLQVMATGGVRPHEVPAYRDAGALAVGLGGHLFPARAVQDGNWDAVEAATRAALREAGLPL, from the coding sequence TTGCCCGCTGACGCGACACGGCCCGCGCAGCCCGACACGCTGACGGAGACGCTGCGCGCGGCGGGCGTGGTGGGCGTGCTGCGCGCCCCAGATGCGGAGGCCGCGGTGCACGCGGCCCGCGCCGCCGCGCGCGGCGGCCTGCGCGTGCTGGAACTGACCTTCACGACGCCCGGCGTCACCGACGCCCTGCGCACCCTGCGGGCCGAGCTGAGCGGCGTGACCGTCGGCGTCGGCACGGTCCTGACCGCCGCGCAGGGCCGCGAGGCTGTTGACGCCGGAGCGGCGTTCCTCGTCAGTCCCCATCTGGACGACGACCTGTTGCGGGAGGCGCAGACCCTGGGCGTGCCGTACCTGCCGGGCGTGCTGACGCCCAGCGAGGCCGTGCGGGCCGGGCAACTGGGCGCACGGGTGCTGAAGGTGTTCCCGGCGGCCAGCGCGGGCGGTCCCGGCTTCATCCGCGACCTGCGCGGCCCGCTGCCGGACCTGCAGGTCATGGCGACGGGGGGCGTGCGCCCGCACGAGGTGCCCGCCTACCGCGACGCCGGGGCGCTCGCCGTGGGTCTGGGCGGGCACCTGTTCCCCGCCCGGGCCGTGCAGGACGGCAACTGGGACGCCGTGGAGGCCGCCACCCGCGCCGCCCTGCGCGAGGCAGGGCTGCCGCTGTGA
- a CDS encoding cupin domain-containing protein, whose protein sequence is MTDTAPTPPALTLGADWSPAEPGVTRKLVARGQQLMAMQVRFERGARGYRHEHPHEQLTLVLSGTFEFVLGDTRHTLRAGDSLSIPGGVPHEALAVSAGELLDMFTPVREDLVGP, encoded by the coding sequence ATGACCGATACCGCCCCCACCCCGCCCGCCCTGACCCTGGGCGCCGACTGGTCCCCCGCCGAACCCGGCGTGACCCGCAAACTCGTCGCGCGCGGGCAGCAACTCATGGCCATGCAGGTCCGCTTCGAGCGCGGCGCGCGCGGGTACCGCCACGAGCACCCGCACGAGCAACTGACCCTGGTCCTGTCCGGCACCTTCGAGTTCGTGCTGGGCGACACCCGCCACACCCTGCGCGCCGGGGACAGCCTCAGCATTCCCGGCGGCGTGCCGCACGAGGCGCTCGCCGTCAGCGCCGGGGAACTGCTCGACATGTTCACCCCGGTCCGCGAGGACCTCGTCGGCCCCTGA
- a CDS encoding sugar ABC transporter permease — protein sequence MTDVLRSSPTAAQRGPRQRLLARLWRHRGLYLMLLPGLLWFALFRYWPLWNAQIAFKDFQPVQGVLHSPWVGLSNFTQFFQSYYFTQLMTNTLVISFAKLLIGLPPAIILALAIHESSRKGLARVTQTVTYLPHFLSWVIVFGILLAMLSPGSGLVNKALVAAGGDPVSFLTDPGAFRAVVIFSDIWKETGWSAILFLAALIGISPSLYEAAEVDGATRWQRIRHISLPGMLDVIVLVTLLRLGHILDAGFYQIYVLYSLPVYSVADVIDTWVYRQGIQNFQFSLATAVGLFKGLIGLLMIVVANRVARRFAGQGLY from the coding sequence ATGACCGACGTGCTCCGCTCCAGTCCGACCGCCGCCCAGCGCGGCCCCCGCCAGCGCCTGCTGGCCCGCCTGTGGCGCCACCGGGGCCTGTACCTGATGCTGCTGCCGGGCCTGCTGTGGTTCGCGCTGTTCCGCTACTGGCCGCTGTGGAACGCGCAGATCGCCTTCAAGGACTTCCAGCCGGTACAGGGCGTCCTGCACAGCCCCTGGGTGGGCCTGAGCAACTTCACGCAGTTCTTCCAGTCGTACTACTTCACGCAGCTCATGACCAACACCCTGGTGATCAGCTTCGCGAAACTGCTGATCGGGCTGCCCCCGGCCATCATCCTGGCGCTCGCCATCCACGAGAGCAGCCGCAAGGGCCTGGCGCGCGTCACCCAGACCGTCACGTACCTCCCGCACTTCCTGTCGTGGGTGATCGTGTTCGGCATCCTGCTCGCCATGCTCTCGCCCGGCAGCGGCCTGGTCAACAAGGCCCTCGTCGCGGCCGGTGGCGACCCCGTGTCGTTCCTGACCGATCCCGGCGCGTTCCGCGCGGTCGTGATCTTCAGCGACATCTGGAAGGAGACCGGCTGGAGCGCGATCCTGTTCCTCGCCGCGCTGATCGGCATCAGCCCCTCGCTGTACGAGGCGGCCGAGGTGGACGGCGCCACCCGCTGGCAGCGCATCCGGCACATCTCGCTGCCCGGCATGCTCGACGTGATCGTCCTCGTGACCCTGCTGCGCCTGGGGCACATCCTGGACGCCGGGTTCTACCAGATCTACGTCCTGTACTCGCTGCCGGTGTACTCGGTCGCGGACGTGATCGACACCTGGGTGTACCGCCAGGGCATCCAGAACTTCCAGTTCTCCCTGGCGACCGCCGTGGGCCTGTTCAAGGGACTGATCGGCCTGCTGATGATCGTCGTCGCCAACCGCGTCGCCCGCCGCTTCGCCGGTCAGGGCCTGTACTAA
- a CDS encoding extracellular solute-binding protein has translation MTHPRTTARTLALVTLSALLGAHAQKATDLSVALYAANPEAPAPTAGWDTGEVIRARTGVNLKFTMLPTGADGDNKLGSLAAANDLPDLFEIRNRNLFYQLIRQGQVAPVSSLLAQMPQRTKARYGNAMRNGLVNENGQMYGLQEPATLSRQYGIMIRQDWLEKLNLKAPTTLDEFLNVARAFTERDPDGNGRKDTFGYCGVIDFDTAGILPGLGLGNHFQWVYGAYGVPGTWNYRAGAAFAANVRNPNYRKATEYVRRLVDAKVMDPDWATMKRSDLRNRWQQGKCGLFFESVGGLIAGFKNFEANNPKGDLRFVPVPKGPAGSRSMGTFANAGTLLVVSKKAMDAGKGPAIAKFLEWANSGEGYYQLAFGKKGADYTLVGGIPTVTTTNVNGRLTNTQLRFLALNGQAAELKGRYGTLKFGDGRSVNVYNLLMDTRRTNNWIDRSGDLVVPAAPNQADIDRYISESLVQFVLGQRPLNDDSWKAFTDGLNGLNFAGYEKNAYAALKAGGFVK, from the coding sequence ATGACGCACCCCCGCACCACCGCCCGCACCCTGGCCCTCGTGACGCTCAGCGCCCTGCTCGGCGCGCACGCGCAGAAAGCGACCGACCTGTCGGTGGCGCTGTACGCCGCGAACCCCGAGGCGCCCGCCCCCACCGCCGGGTGGGACACCGGCGAGGTCATCCGCGCCCGCACCGGCGTGAACCTCAAGTTCACCATGCTCCCCACCGGCGCGGACGGCGACAACAAACTCGGATCGCTGGCCGCCGCGAACGACCTGCCGGACCTGTTCGAGATCCGCAACCGCAACCTCTTCTACCAGCTGATCCGCCAGGGACAGGTCGCGCCCGTGTCCAGCCTGCTGGCCCAGATGCCGCAGCGCACCAAAGCCCGCTACGGGAACGCCATGCGCAACGGCCTGGTGAACGAGAACGGGCAGATGTACGGCCTGCAGGAACCCGCCACGCTCAGCCGCCAGTACGGGATCATGATCCGGCAGGACTGGCTGGAGAAACTGAACCTGAAAGCCCCCACCACCCTCGACGAGTTCCTGAACGTCGCCCGCGCCTTCACCGAACGCGACCCGGACGGCAACGGCCGCAAGGACACCTTCGGCTACTGCGGCGTGATCGACTTCGACACCGCGGGCATCCTGCCCGGCCTGGGCCTGGGCAATCACTTCCAGTGGGTGTACGGCGCGTACGGCGTGCCCGGCACCTGGAACTACCGCGCGGGCGCCGCGTTCGCCGCGAACGTCCGCAACCCCAACTACCGCAAGGCCACCGAGTACGTCCGCAGACTCGTGGACGCCAAGGTGATGGACCCCGACTGGGCCACCATGAAACGCAGCGACCTGCGCAACCGCTGGCAGCAGGGCAAGTGCGGCCTGTTCTTCGAGAGTGTCGGCGGTCTGATCGCCGGGTTCAAGAACTTCGAGGCGAACAACCCCAAGGGTGACCTGCGCTTCGTGCCCGTCCCGAAAGGCCCGGCCGGGAGCCGCTCCATGGGCACCTTCGCGAACGCCGGGACGCTGCTGGTCGTGTCGAAGAAAGCCATGGACGCCGGGAAAGGCCCCGCCATCGCGAAATTCCTGGAATGGGCGAACAGCGGCGAGGGGTACTACCAGCTGGCCTTCGGGAAGAAAGGCGCGGACTACACCCTGGTCGGTGGGATTCCGACCGTCACGACCACCAACGTGAACGGCCGCCTGACGAACACGCAGCTGCGCTTCCTGGCGCTGAACGGGCAGGCGGCGGAACTCAAGGGCCGCTACGGCACCCTGAAGTTCGGGGACGGCCGCTCCGTGAACGTCTACAACCTGCTGATGGACACGCGCCGCACGAACAACTGGATCGACCGCAGCGGCGACCTCGTCGTGCCCGCCGCGCCCAACCAGGCCGACATCGACCGCTACATTTCCGAATCGCTCGTGCAGTTCGTCCTCGGACAGCGGCCCCTGAACGACGACAGCTGGAAGGCCTTCACGGACGGCCTGAACGGCCTGAACTTCGCCGGGTACGAGAAGAACGCCTACGCGGCCCTGAAAGCCGGGGGGTTCGTCAAGTGA
- a CDS encoding fasciclin domain-containing protein, translating into MKRTLIMTALMCSTTVFAGGGSMVPGGRTIAAIVANDPNFSTLLSAVQAAGLVDTLNGAGPYTVFAPTNAAFAKIPQADLQALLNDREKLRAVLLYHVVPGRVTSAQVTKLSSATTAEGSAVSISTSNGVRINDARVTRTDIGASNGVIHVIDTVLMPQ; encoded by the coding sequence ATGAAGCGTACGCTGATCATGACGGCCCTGATGTGTTCGACGACCGTGTTCGCAGGCGGGGGCAGCATGGTGCCCGGTGGCCGCACGATCGCCGCGATCGTCGCGAACGACCCCAACTTCAGCACGCTGCTCAGCGCCGTGCAGGCCGCCGGACTGGTCGACACGCTGAACGGCGCCGGGCCGTACACGGTGTTCGCTCCGACCAACGCCGCCTTCGCCAAGATTCCCCAGGCGGACCTGCAGGCCCTGCTGAACGACCGCGAGAAACTGCGCGCCGTGCTGCTCTACCACGTCGTACCGGGTCGCGTCACCAGCGCCCAGGTGACCAAGCTCAGCAGCGCCACGACCGCTGAGGGGAGCGCCGTGTCCATCTCCACGTCGAACGGCGTGCGGATCAACGACGCCCGGGTCACCCGCACGGACATCGGCGCCAGCAACGGCGTGATTCACGTGATCGACACCGTCCTGATGCCCCAGTGA
- a CDS encoding VWA domain-containing protein, translating to MHIELRPLIPTLTAGQDTELVIHARLTPPTQAARTQTPPRLNLALVLDRSGSMSGQPLHMARLAAQTAVRQLRPTDHVSLVTFDDTVTTVIPPQPATDPDALSALIDTVTCGGMTALHAGWLEGATLCAQHLDPAALNRVLLLSDGGANVGETNPSVISNHVRGLTALGVSTSTIGLGEHYDDHLMQAVADAGDGNFEHIENPADLPRYFEQELQGLSRTSGHTVSLGIEPNPALGSRRHELLNDLPRTDTGRAKLPNLIQDRPTDLIFTVHVPAQPEASDVGITRIRLAWTDRSGQRHVQRAQLNLPVQPAGSPEPAENPDVRLLTERLRAARAREEAVAHAAAGAPEISRERLSREVRRLHALGIQGLHGEIGALTSLDQDFAQNVQLAQKRARSQSYNTRRSK from the coding sequence ATGCACATCGAACTGCGCCCCCTGATCCCCACCCTCACCGCCGGACAGGACACCGAACTCGTCATCCACGCCCGCCTCACGCCCCCCACCCAGGCGGCCCGCACCCAGACGCCCCCACGCCTCAACCTCGCCTTGGTCCTCGACCGCAGCGGCAGCATGAGCGGCCAGCCCCTCCACATGGCCCGCCTCGCCGCGCAGACCGCCGTGCGCCAGCTGCGCCCCACCGACCATGTCAGCCTCGTCACCTTCGACGACACCGTCACCACCGTCATCCCCCCGCAGCCCGCCACCGACCCGGACGCCCTGAGCGCCCTGATCGACACCGTCACCTGCGGCGGCATGACCGCCCTGCACGCCGGCTGGCTCGAAGGGGCCACCCTCTGCGCCCAGCACCTCGACCCGGCTGCCCTCAACCGCGTGCTGCTCCTGAGCGACGGCGGCGCCAACGTCGGGGAAACCAACCCCAGCGTCATCTCCAACCACGTCCGCGGCCTCACCGCCCTGGGCGTCAGCACCAGCACCATCGGCCTGGGCGAACACTACGACGATCACCTCATGCAGGCCGTCGCCGACGCCGGCGACGGCAACTTCGAACACATCGAGAACCCGGCCGACCTGCCCCGCTACTTCGAGCAAGAACTCCAGGGCCTCAGCCGCACGAGCGGCCACACCGTCTCCCTGGGCATCGAACCCAACCCCGCCCTCGGCAGCCGCCGCCACGAACTCCTGAACGACCTGCCCCGCACCGACACCGGCCGCGCCAAACTCCCCAACCTCATCCAGGACCGCCCCACCGACCTGATCTTCACCGTGCACGTCCCCGCCCAGCCCGAGGCGAGCGACGTCGGCATCACCCGCATCCGCCTCGCCTGGACCGACCGCAGCGGGCAACGGCACGTCCAGCGCGCCCAGCTGAACCTCCCTGTCCAGCCCGCCGGGTCCCCCGAACCCGCCGAGAACCCCGACGTGCGCCTCCTGACCGAACGCCTGCGCGCCGCCCGCGCCCGCGAGGAAGCCGTCGCGCACGCCGCCGCCGGGGCACCCGAGATATCCCGCGAACGCCTCAGCCGCGAGGTCCGCCGCCTGCATGCCCTCGGCATTCAGGGCCTGCACGGCGAGATCGGCGCCCTGACCTCCCTCGACCAGGACTTCGCGCAGAACGTCCAGCTCGCGCAGAAACGCGCCCGCAGCCAGTCCTACAACACCCGCCGCAGCAAGTGA
- a CDS encoding sugar kinase: MIGAATDTATHPERSLDLIALGECMVELRADGPLGDAPHLTRACGGDTLNALVSAARLGSRCGFISRVGNDPFGHGLRRAWQAEGIDVTHAPLVDGENGVYFISLHADGEREFTYRRADSAATQLSPADVDATYVAASGTLLLSGITQAISGSAQAATRHAAQLARQCGTRVAFDPNHRPRLWAARGGLDAARAALHEVLPCVDLLLPSFPADAALLEHIPSDAPGTARAFAALGVTVALKDGPHGAWLCEPGGEPLHVPAPPVADVLDTTGAGDAWNGAFLHALTRAQPPEQAARTAHASAAHVIRHRGALPPPLPLTPRHPETA; the protein is encoded by the coding sequence GTGATTGGTGCTGCGACGGACACTGCGACCCACCCGGAACGGTCCCTGGACCTGATCGCACTCGGGGAGTGCATGGTCGAACTGCGCGCCGACGGCCCGCTTGGGGACGCCCCGCACCTGACCCGCGCCTGCGGCGGGGACACCCTCAACGCGCTGGTGAGTGCCGCCCGGCTCGGGAGCCGCTGTGGGTTCATCAGCCGCGTCGGGAACGACCCGTTCGGCCACGGACTGCGGCGCGCGTGGCAGGCCGAGGGGATCGACGTGACGCACGCGCCGCTGGTGGACGGCGAGAACGGCGTGTACTTCATCTCACTGCACGCGGACGGCGAGCGCGAGTTCACGTACCGCCGCGCGGACAGCGCCGCTACTCAGCTGAGCCCGGCGGACGTGGACGCCACGTACGTCGCCGCCAGCGGGACGCTGCTGCTGTCGGGGATCACGCAGGCGATCAGCGGTTCGGCGCAGGCTGCCACCCGGCACGCCGCGCAGCTTGCCCGCCAGTGCGGCACGCGCGTCGCGTTCGACCCGAACCACCGACCGCGCCTGTGGGCCGCGCGTGGGGGCCTGGACGCGGCCCGCGCCGCCCTGCACGAGGTGCTGCCCTGCGTGGACCTGCTGCTGCCGAGCTTCCCGGCGGACGCCGCACTGCTGGAGCACATCCCATCGGATGCGCCCGGCACCGCAAGGGCTTTTGCGGCGCTGGGCGTGACCGTGGCTCTCAAGGACGGCCCGCACGGCGCGTGGCTGTGCGAGCCCGGCGGCGAGCCCCTGCATGTGCCCGCCCCGCCCGTCGCGGACGTGCTGGATACCACGGGTGCCGGGGACGCCTGGAACGGCGCGTTCCTGCACGCCCTGACCCGCGCCCAGCCGCCAGAACAGGCCGCCCGCACGGCGCACGCCAGTGCCGCGCACGTCATCCGCCACCGGGGCGCCCTGCCGCCCCCCCTTCCTCTCACGCCCCGCCACCCGGAGACTGCATGA
- the kduD gene encoding 2-dehydro-3-deoxy-D-gluconate 5-dehydrogenase KduD, whose translation MSTVPMSTNPFDLSGRVALVTGGGVGIGQALAVALAQAGADVAINTHTHHDGTTGTQVQAAGRRFAAFQADLSTQSSSDLNTLLDRVETQLGPVDILVNNAGIIRRDDARTFSDTDWDDVIALNQTAVWRLCRAAGARMLERGHGKIINVASLLAFQGGIRVPAYAASKHAVAGLTKALANEWASGGVNVNALAPGYIATDNTAALRADPDRSRAILDRIPAGRWGRPEDLAQPAVFLASPASDYVNGHVLVVDGGWLAR comes from the coding sequence GTGAGCACGGTGCCTATGAGCACCAACCCCTTCGACCTGAGTGGCCGCGTGGCGCTGGTGACGGGCGGCGGCGTGGGCATCGGGCAGGCGCTGGCCGTGGCGCTCGCGCAGGCCGGAGCGGACGTCGCCATCAACACCCACACCCACCACGACGGCACGACCGGCACGCAGGTCCAGGCCGCCGGGCGACGCTTCGCCGCGTTTCAGGCCGACCTCAGCACCCAGAGCAGCAGCGACCTGAACACCCTGCTGGACCGCGTGGAAACGCAACTCGGGCCGGTGGACATCCTGGTGAACAACGCCGGGATCATCCGCCGCGACGACGCCCGCACCTTCAGCGACACCGACTGGGACGACGTGATCGCCCTGAACCAGACCGCCGTGTGGCGCCTGTGCCGCGCCGCCGGGGCCCGCATGCTGGAACGCGGGCACGGGAAGATCATCAACGTCGCCTCACTGCTGGCCTTCCAGGGCGGCATCCGCGTCCCCGCGTACGCCGCGAGCAAGCACGCCGTGGCGGGCCTCACGAAGGCCCTCGCGAACGAGTGGGCCTCGGGCGGCGTGAACGTGAACGCCCTCGCACCCGGCTACATCGCGACCGACAATACGGCCGCGCTGCGCGCCGACCCGGACCGCAGCCGCGCCATCCTGGACCGCATTCCCGCCGGACGCTGGGGCCGCCCCGAGGACCTTGCGCAGCCCGCCGTGTTCCTCGCGTCGCCCGCCAGCGACTACGTGAACGGGCACGTGCTGGTCGTGGACGGAGGCTGGCTTGCCCGCTGA
- a CDS encoding carbohydrate ABC transporter permease — translation MTRTRHDRTFDRSVNAFLIAVLLITLIPLIYVLAVSITPLGRTPSLLPTAASLAAYAELLKQPALIRALGNSVFLTLSGVLISMILTVCTAYPLSRPDLPGRKFLTGVILFTFLFNAGLIPLYLVIRDLHLLNTYWALLLHGAVSVYNLLVMKNFFQNLPESLEEAAKIDGATDLQVLWHIVLPLSKPILLTIGLFYAVTQWNSFFEPVLYLSDARMMPLPVVLRDILTGLNSAEYVESAATTTAPPDALKMAAVVLTTIPMLLVYPWIQRYFTSGTLSGGVKG, via the coding sequence ATGACCCGAACCCGCCACGACCGCACCTTCGACCGGAGCGTGAACGCCTTCCTGATCGCCGTGCTGCTCATCACCCTGATCCCCCTGATCTACGTGCTGGCGGTGAGCATCACCCCGCTGGGCCGCACGCCGAGCCTGCTGCCGACCGCCGCGTCCCTGGCGGCCTACGCGGAACTCCTGAAACAACCCGCGCTGATCCGCGCGCTGGGCAACAGCGTCTTCCTGACCCTCAGCGGCGTGCTGATCAGCATGATCCTGACCGTCTGCACCGCGTACCCGCTGTCCCGCCCCGACCTGCCGGGCCGCAAGTTCCTGACCGGCGTGATCCTGTTCACGTTCCTGTTCAACGCCGGGCTGATCCCGCTGTACCTCGTGATCCGCGACCTGCACCTCCTGAACACGTACTGGGCGCTGCTGCTGCACGGCGCGGTCAGCGTGTACAACCTGCTCGTCATGAAGAACTTCTTCCAGAACCTCCCCGAGAGCCTGGAGGAAGCTGCGAAGATTGACGGCGCGACCGACCTGCAGGTCCTGTGGCACATCGTGCTGCCGCTGTCCAAACCGATCCTGCTGACCATCGGGCTGTTCTACGCCGTCACGCAGTGGAACTCCTTCTTCGAACCCGTGCTGTACCTGTCCGACGCGCGGATGATGCCGCTCCCGGTGGTGCTGCGCGACATCCTGACCGGCCTGAACTCCGCCGAGTACGTCGAGTCCGCCGCGACCACCACCGCCCCACCTGACGCCCTGAAGATGGCGGCCGTCGTCCTGACCACCATTCCCATGCTGCTCGTGTACCCGTGGATTCAGCGGTACTTCACGTCCGGCACGCTGTCCGGCGGCGTGAAGGGCTGA
- a CDS encoding MerR family transcriptional regulator translates to MLGIEERWSGGIDALVSEANRLLAQLLPGDRAARLKDEMNPRLVRHYTTVGLLPAPTREGREARYGRAHLLGLLALRRLMADGLSGKALVGALLGRSEEELADLALTGVTGENPSAPPERSDASLTDSPGLLLLGNMKLPTNPAVAYLDGLRRPAERLARAVPETPSRVLPSPALPSPAPSRWGMRGILPRASDHASTRPGQVWRRVEVAPGLEVQVSADFRAPHSEARWADLLRRVRDVLEDSGT, encoded by the coding sequence GTGCTGGGAATAGAAGAGCGGTGGAGTGGCGGCATCGACGCGCTGGTCAGCGAAGCGAACCGGCTGCTGGCACAGCTGCTGCCCGGGGACCGCGCCGCCCGCCTGAAAGACGAGATGAACCCACGGCTGGTACGGCACTACACGACCGTCGGCCTGCTGCCCGCCCCCACCCGCGAGGGCCGTGAGGCCCGCTACGGCCGCGCGCACCTGCTGGGCCTGCTCGCCCTGCGGCGCCTGATGGCCGACGGTCTGAGCGGCAAGGCGCTCGTCGGCGCCCTGCTTGGCCGCAGCGAGGAAGAACTCGCCGACCTCGCGCTCACCGGCGTGACCGGCGAGAACCCCTCCGCCCCGCCCGAGCGATCCGATGCATCCCTGACGGATAGCCCCGGGCTCCTGCTGCTGGGCAACATGAAGTTGCCGACCAACCCGGCCGTCGCGTACCTGGACGGCCTGCGTCGCCCCGCCGAGCGGCTGGCGCGCGCCGTGCCGGAGACGCCCAGCCGGGTCCTCCCCAGCCCGGCCCTGCCCAGTCCGGCACCCTCCCGGTGGGGTATGAGGGGCATCCTGCCACGCGCGTCCGATCACGCCTCAACGCGGCCGGGACAGGTGTGGCGCCGCGTGGAAGTCGCGCCGGGCCTGGAGGTGCAGGTGTCCGCCGACTTCCGCGCGCCCCACAGCGAGGCCCGCTGGGCGGACCTGCTGCGCCGGGTGCGTGACGTGCTGGAGGACTCGGGCACCTGA
- a CDS encoding LacI family DNA-binding transcriptional regulator, which yields MSAPVTIADVARLAGVSTVTVSKTLNNTGRISEETRARVLRAAQDLGYVANPAARRLRGARTNLVGMVIPELVSPYFAEVARAAAEAASSAGLDLGVFTTSRDPVRERERVAALSGGLADGLILVVPTDDPTHLAALERSRTPIVLISHFGIPTDLPNVRADSYHGARAATTHLLDLGHRRVGFIAGAAESSQAHERLRAYRDAMEERGLLDPDLIRPGNFTQRRGFEAARELLDLPSPPTAIFAASDATAFGAMDAVKDRGLRVPADISVVGFDDIAAASQSHPALTTVRHPIHDMSDSALRLLAGALAGEAVRGTVLDYPSELVVRETTAPPRSS from the coding sequence ATGTCCGCACCCGTCACCATCGCCGACGTGGCGCGCCTCGCCGGCGTGTCCACCGTCACGGTGTCCAAGACCCTGAACAACACCGGCCGCATCAGCGAGGAAACCCGCGCCCGCGTCCTGCGCGCCGCCCAGGACCTCGGCTACGTCGCCAACCCCGCCGCCCGGCGGCTGCGCGGCGCCCGCACCAACCTCGTCGGGATGGTCATCCCGGAACTCGTCAGCCCGTACTTCGCCGAGGTCGCCCGCGCCGCCGCCGAGGCCGCCAGCAGCGCCGGACTCGACCTGGGCGTCTTCACCACCAGCCGCGACCCCGTCCGTGAACGCGAACGTGTCGCGGCCCTCAGCGGCGGACTGGCCGACGGCCTGATCCTGGTCGTCCCGACCGACGATCCCACGCACCTCGCGGCGCTGGAACGCAGCCGCACCCCCATCGTGCTCATCAGCCACTTCGGGATTCCCACCGACCTCCCGAACGTCCGCGCCGACTCGTACCACGGCGCGCGCGCCGCCACCACGCACCTGCTCGACCTCGGGCACCGCCGCGTGGGCTTCATCGCGGGCGCCGCCGAGTCCAGTCAGGCCCACGAACGACTGCGCGCCTACCGCGACGCCATGGAGGAACGCGGCCTGCTCGACCCGGACCTGATCCGCCCCGGGAACTTCACGCAGCGGCGCGGCTTCGAGGCGGCCCGCGAACTGCTGGACCTGCCCAGTCCCCCCACCGCGATCTTCGCCGCGAGCGACGCGACCGCCTTCGGCGCGATGGACGCCGTCAAGGACCGCGGCCTGCGCGTCCCGGCCGACATCAGCGTGGTGGGCTTCGACGACATCGCCGCCGCCAGCCAGAGCCACCCGGCCCTGACCACCGTCCGCCACCCCATCCACGACATGAGCGACAGCGCCCTGCGCCTGCTCGCCGGCGCACTGGCGGGCGAAGCGGTGCGCGGCACGGTGCTCGACTACCCCAGCGAACTGGTCGTCCGGGAGACGACCGCCCCGCCCCGAAGTTCCTGA